One Elephas maximus indicus isolate mEleMax1 chromosome X, mEleMax1 primary haplotype, whole genome shotgun sequence DNA segment encodes these proteins:
- the MAGED1 gene encoding melanoma-associated antigen D1, with amino-acid sequence MAQKMDCGAGLLGFQTEASMEDSALLMQTLMEAIQISEAPPTNQATAAVSRLNASPSSSQPPSAKEMTDIHVVAAATRPKTALKAQNATTKGPNGAYDFSQAVNAKEMPNTQPKASFKPQNATTKGPNVAYDFSQAATTNKSEMGFKAQNATTTVGPNATYNFSQSPNASEMTNSQTRTAFKDWNDTTKASTADTQTQNVNQAKMATSQADIETNPGISEPEGAAAQASADGSQAQNLESRTIIRGKRTRKINNLNVEENSSGDQRWVPLTSGTWRSAPVPVTTQNPPGAPPNVLWQTPLAWQNPSGWQNQTARQTPLAHQSPPARQTLPTWQNPVAWQNPVIWQNPVIWQNPVIWPNPIVWPGPVVWPNPLAWQNPPGWQTSPGWQTPPSWQGTPDWQGPLDWPLPPDWPLPPDWPLPTDWPLPHDWIPTDWPIPPDWQNLRPSPNLRPSPNSRASQNLGASQPRDVALLQERANKLVKYLMLKDYTKVPIKRSEMLRDIIREYTDVYPEIIERACFVLEKKFGIQLKEIDKEEHLYILISTPESLAGILGTTKDTPKLGLLLVILGVIFMNGNRASEAVLWEALRKMGLRPGVRHPLLGDLRKLVTYEFVKQKYLDYRRVPNSNPPEYEFLWGLRSYHETSKMKVLRFIAEVQKRDPRDWTAQFMEAADEALDALDAAAAEAEARAEARTRMGIGDEAVSGPWSWDDIEFELLTWDEEGDFGDPWSRIPFTFWARYHQNARSRFPQTFASPIIGPGGAPSANFAANFGAIGFFWVE; translated from the exons ATGGCTCAGAAAATGGACTGTGGTGCAGGCCTCCTCGGCTTCCAG ACTGAAGCCTCTATGGAAGACAGTGCCTTGCTTATGCAGACCCTTATGGAGGCGATCCAGATTTCGGAGGCTCCACCTACCAACCAGGCCACAGCAGCTGTCAGCAGGCTGAATGCAAGCCCCTCGAGTTCACAACCTCCGTCTGCCAAGGAGATGACTGACATTCATGTTGTAGCAGCTGCCACTAGGCCTAAAACAGCCCTTAAGGCCCAGAATGCCACCACAAAAGGCCCAAATGGTGCCTATGATTTCTCTCAGGCTGTTAATGCCAAGGAAATGCCCAACACCCAACCTAAGGCAAGCTTTAAGCCCCAGAATGCCACCACAAAGGGCCCAAATGTTGCCTATGATTTTTCCCAGGCAGCAACCACCAACAAATCCGAGATGGGTTTTAAAGCCCAGAATGCCACTACCACGGTGGGTCCAAATGCCACCTACAATTTCTCTCAGTCTCCCAATGCCAGTGAGATGACCAACTCCCAAACTAGGACAGCCTTCAAGGATTGGAATGATACCACCAAGGCCTCAACAGCTGATACCCAGACCCAGAATGTTAACCAGGCCAAGATGGCTACTTCCCAAGCTGACATAGAGACCAACCCAGGTATCTCTGAACCTGAGGGTGCAGCTGCACAGGCATCAGCAGATGGTTCCCAGGCTCAGAATCTGGAGTCCCGGACTATAATTCGGGGCAAGAGGACCCGTAAG ATTAATAACTTGAATGTGGAAGAAAACAGCAGTGGGGATCAGAGGTGGGTCCCACTGACTTCAGGTACTTGGAGGTCTGCACCAGTTCCAGTGACCACTCAGAACCCACCTGGCGCACCACCCAACGTGCTCTGGCAGACGCCATTGGCTTGGCAGAACCCATCAGGCTGGCAGAACCAGACAGCCAGGCAGACCCCATTGGCACATCAGAGCCCCCCAGCTAGGCAGACCCTACCAACCTGGCAGAACCCAGTTGCTTGGCAGAACCCAGTGATCTGGCAGAACCCAGTGATCTGGCAGAACCCAGTGATCTGGCCTAATCCCATTGTTTGGCCTGGCCCAGTTGTCTGGCCAAACCCACTGGCCTGGCAGAATCCACCTGGGTGGCAGACCTCACCTGGATGGCAGACCCCACCGAGCTGGCAGGGCACTCCAGACTGGCAAGGCCCTCTGGACTGGCCATTGCCGCCCGACTGGCCGCTGCCACCTGATTGGCCGCTTCCCACTGACTGGCCACTCCCACATGACTGGATCCCTACTGACTGGCCAATTCCACCTGACTGGCAAAACCTTCGACCTTCACCAAACCTGCGCCCCTCCCCCAACTCACGTGCCTCACAGAACCTGGGTGCCTCGCAGCCCCGAGATGTGGCCCTTCTTCAGGAAAGA gCAAATAAGTTGGTCAAGTACCTTATGCTTAAAGACTAcacaaaggtgcccatcaaacgTTCAG AAATGCTGAGGGATATCATCCGTGAATACACAGATGTTTATCCAGAGATCATTGAACGTGCGTGCTTTGTCCTGGAGAAG AAATTTGGGATCCAGCTGAAGGAAATTGACAAAGAAGAACACCTGTATATTCTTATCAGTACCCCGGAGTCCCTGGCTGGAATACTGGGAAC tacCAAAGACACACCCAAGCTGGGTCTCCTCTTGGTGATTCTGGGTGTTATCTTCATGAATGGCAACCGTGCCAGTGAGG CTGTCCTCTGGGAGGCACTACGCAAAATGGGACTGCGTCCTGG gGTCAGACATCCCCTCCTTGGAGATCTCAGGAAGCTTGTCACTTACGAATTTGTAAAGCAGAA GTACCTGGACTACAGACGAGTACCCAACAGCAATCCCCCTGAGTATGAGTTCCTCTGGGGCCTTCGTTCCTACCATGAAACTAGCAAGATGAAAGTGCTGAGATTCATTGCAGAG GTTCAGAAGAGAGACCCTCGTGACTGGACTGCACAGTTCATGGAGGCCGCAGATGAGGCCTTGGATGCTCTGGATGCTGCTGCAGCTGAGGCTGAAGCCCGGGCTGAGGCGAGAACCCGCATGGGGATTGGAGATGAGGCCGTGTCTGGGCCCTGGAGCTGGGATGACATTgagtttgagctgctgacctggGATGAGGAAGGAGATTTTGGAGATCCCTGGTCCAGAATCCCATTTACTTTCTGGGCCAGATACCACCAGAATGCCCGCTCCAGATTTCCCCAAACCTTTGCCAGCCCAATTattggccctggtggtgcacccaGTGCCAACTTCGCTGCCAACTTTGGTGCCATTGGTTTCTTCTGGGTTGAATGA